A single region of the Gossypium arboreum isolate Shixiya-1 chromosome 12, ASM2569848v2, whole genome shotgun sequence genome encodes:
- the LOC108479982 gene encoding ubiquitin-conjugating enzyme E2 28, producing the protein MASKRILKELKDLQKDPPTSCSAGPVAEDMFHWQATIMGPPDSPYSGGVFLVTIHFPPDYPFKPPKVAFRTKVFHPNINSNGSICLDILKEQWSPALTISKVLLSICSLLTDPNPDDPLVPEIAHMYKTDKSKYETTARSWTQKYAMG; encoded by the exons ATGGCATCAAAGCGGATCTTGAAGGAATTGAAAGATTTGCAGAAGGACCCTCCTACATCATGCAGTGCtg GTCCTGTTGCTGAAGACATGTTTCATTGGCAGGCCACAATCATGGGTCCACCAGACAGTCCCTATTCTGGGGGTGTTTTCCTAGTGACTATTCATTTTCCTCCGGATTATCCCTTTAAGCCTCCCAAG GTGGCATTTAGAACAAAGGTATTCCACCCCAATATTAACAGCAACGGAAGCATTTGCCTAGACATCTTGAAGGAGCAATGGAGTCCTGCACTAACAATTTCCAAG GTATTGCTATCAATCTGCTCTTTGCTTACGGACCCAAATCCCGATGATCCATTGGTGCCGGAGATTGCTCACATGTACAAGACCGACAAAAGCAAGTACGAGACAACTGCAAGGAGCTGGACCCAGAAGTATGCTATGGGCTGA